The Pirellulales bacterium genome has a segment encoding these proteins:
- the rplK gene encoding 50S ribosomal protein L11, producing the protein MAKQLVGQAKFQVPGGQATPAPPVGTSLGKFGINLGQFVMQFNERTREAGGMPIPVVVNVYNDRSFDFITKSPPAAALLKQAAQIAKGSGVPNKEKVGKVTKAQIADIVKMKMADLNARDADHAARMVEGTARSMGITVEG; encoded by the coding sequence ATGGCAAAACAGTTAGTCGGACAAGCGAAGTTTCAGGTGCCCGGTGGCCAGGCGACCCCAGCCCCGCCGGTTGGCACGTCGTTGGGTAAGTTCGGAATCAATCTCGGCCAGTTCGTGATGCAATTCAACGAACGGACCCGCGAGGCGGGCGGAATGCCGATTCCGGTTGTGGTGAATGTATATAACGACCGGAGTTTCGACTTCATCACGAAGAGCCCGCCGGCTGCCGCCCTATTGAAGCAAGCTGCCCAGATTGCCAAGGGCTCCGGCGTTCCGAACAAGGAAAAAGTCGGCAAGGTTACCAAAGCCCAAATCGCCGACATTGTCAAGATGAAAATGGCCGATCTGAATGCCCGCGACGCCGATCATGCCGCCCGCATGGTCGAAGGAACGGCACGCAGCATGGGCATTACGGTTGAAGGTTAA
- the rplA gene encoding 50S ribosomal protein L1, with product MVKLTKRFKVMTQKVPADEAAVPVDQAVAILKQFNTTKFDQSVEIAIRLGIDSKQADQLVRGSIVLPHGIGKSKRVVVFAKGDQAAAAKEAGADEIGTDDLAKKIKDGWTDFDACIAAPDMMGMVGPLGKVLGPRGLMPSPRAGTVTPDVGKTVREYKAGKVEFRNDAGGIIHAVVGKLSFDEKKLSENIQAFIQHILALKPHGVKGQYVKGITVSATMSPGVHIAA from the coding sequence ATGGTTAAGCTCACCAAACGATTCAAAGTGATGACCCAAAAGGTCCCGGCCGACGAAGCGGCAGTGCCGGTCGATCAGGCGGTTGCCATCCTCAAGCAATTCAACACGACGAAGTTCGATCAGTCGGTCGAAATCGCCATCCGCTTGGGCATCGACTCGAAGCAGGCCGATCAACTGGTCCGCGGCTCGATCGTTTTGCCGCACGGCATCGGCAAGTCGAAACGGGTCGTGGTGTTCGCCAAGGGAGACCAAGCGGCGGCGGCAAAGGAGGCCGGAGCCGATGAAATTGGAACCGACGACTTGGCCAAGAAAATCAAAGACGGCTGGACCGATTTCGATGCCTGCATCGCGGCGCCCGACATGATGGGGATGGTCGGCCCGTTAGGCAAGGTGCTGGGGCCGCGAGGCCTGATGCCGTCGCCCCGAGCCGGCACCGTTACGCCGGACGTGGGCAAAACGGTTCGCGAATATAAAGCCGGCAAGGTCGAATTCCGCAACGACGCCGGCGGAATTATCCACGCGGTGGTCGGCAAGCTGAGTTTCGACGAGAAGAAACTGTCCGAGAATATCCAAGCCTTCATCCAACACATCCTGGCTCTGAAGCCCCACGGCGTAAAAGGGCAATACGTCAAGGGGATTACGGTGAGCGCAACAATGAGCCCCGGCGTTCATATCGCGGCGTAG
- the rplJ gene encoding 50S ribosomal protein L10, with protein MSKLVKDLVTKDLRSQLAGINDVLLVNVVGLDAIRTTKLRRELRSKNIRLEVVKNSLARRATEGTSIATAFEGMSGTLAIVWGAEDVVSLAKEITRYTELKEFEGFQPRGGAMDGTKLSAPEIKVVSKWPSRQEQLSILLGQILGPGAELSAQLIGMGGSLASQIKQRAEDLEKAAPAAEPAAPDAQATAQ; from the coding sequence ATGAGCAAACTTGTCAAAGACTTGGTGACCAAAGACCTGCGCAGTCAGCTTGCGGGAATCAACGATGTTTTGTTGGTGAATGTCGTCGGGCTCGATGCCATTCGGACGACGAAGCTTCGCCGCGAGCTGCGCAGCAAGAACATCCGCCTTGAAGTGGTAAAAAACAGCTTGGCCCGCCGGGCGACCGAAGGTACGTCGATCGCCACGGCCTTCGAAGGCATGTCGGGAACACTGGCGATCGTGTGGGGCGCCGAAGATGTCGTGTCGCTCGCGAAAGAGATCACGCGCTACACCGAGTTGAAGGAATTCGAGGGATTCCAGCCTCGCGGCGGCGCGATGGATGGCACGAAGCTGTCGGCGCCCGAAATCAAGGTCGTCAGCAAATGGCCCAGCCGGCAGGAACAACTGAGCATTTTGCTCGGCCAGATCCTCGGCCCGGGCGCGGAGCTGTCGGCTCAATTGATCGGCATGGGCGGATCGCTGGCGAGCCAAATCAAGCAACGTGCCGAGGATTTGGAAAAAGCGGCTCCTGCGGCGGAACCTGCCGCACCGGATGCTCAAGCAACTGCGCAATGA
- the rplL gene encoding 50S ribosomal protein L7/L12, translating to MATAEATREFSAGAKDLGEKIISLTLKEAKELSDYLEEVHGIKPAAGGAVMMAGPAAGPGAAAPAAEAKTEFDVVLEGFGDKKIGVIKVVRAATSLGLKEAKDLVEGVPSKVKEGISKEDAEKLKKELEEAGATVSIK from the coding sequence ATGGCGACCGCTGAAGCGACTCGTGAGTTCTCCGCCGGTGCAAAAGATCTGGGCGAGAAGATTATCAGTTTGACCTTGAAAGAAGCCAAGGAACTGAGCGACTACTTGGAAGAGGTCCACGGCATCAAGCCCGCCGCCGGCGGCGCGGTGATGATGGCCGGCCCTGCGGCCGGCCCCGGCGCTGCTGCTCCGGCAGCCGAGGCAAAGACGGAGTTCGATGTGGTGCTCGAAGGCTTTGGCGACAAGAAGATCGGCGTGATCAAGGTCGTCCGGGCCGCCACGAGCTTGGGATTGAAGGAAGCCAAGGATCTCGTCGAAGGCGTTCCGAGCAAAGTCAAGGAGGGGATTTCGAAGGAAGACGCAGAGAAGCTCAAGAAGGAGTTGGAAGAAGCTGGCGCCACGGTTTCCATCAAGTAA